CTTTTTTAGCGACAGATGCGGTTGAGTCCTCGCTGGCATCATCCACAACAACAACCTGATACCCGCGTTCGAGCAATGGTGCCAGAACCTCAGGTAATGAGGGTTCTTCGTTATGGGCAGGAATAACGACAAGCAGCCTGTCTTTATGAGGAGCTGCCATTATCAACACCTACAGCCTTTGTGTCTGCTGCATTTTGTCCTGCAACTTTTGCGGTAAGCGTAATCTGTGTAATTTTTGAAGTGTTATCGCGGATTCTGTAATCAAAGCGGATAGTACTGCTACCAGCACTACGTTCCACAGTTTGTGAAGGGGCAAAAACACCTTCTCCAGCAAGAGAAATTTCGCCTTGATCGACGCTGAATGTAACAGGCCAGTCAACCACGTTACCGGATTCAAGGTTCAAGAGAACCTCCAGCGCTGCCGTGCCGCTTTTAAGCAATGCACCATCAAGCGGGTTATCAATACGCAGTGTTAATTTTGGAGCCGGTAAATCATCGCGAGTTAAACTGACAACAAGGTTATGTTCATAGTAAATGGTATCGTCGGTGTATGTTGCAGTCACCGGAACAGGCGTTACCGTTTTGCTTAACATGCTTCCGTCATACGTAAGTGTGTAGCGTCCGCTTGCCGCTTTCGCCAACGTAACACCCTTCATAACGGGAATCTTCACAGACAATTTAGCATCTGCCGGAACTTGTGCACTGCCATCAGACATACGCAGCACATATTGCAAGGTAGAGTTAGAAGTAGACCCAGCTCTAAGGACATTCGGAACAGCACTACCTTCCAGTCGCAAAGGAATGGATTTAAGCGCACGCTCGAATACTTCTTTGGCTATCTTTTTTAACTCCTGCCAGTCATTTTCAGAGAAATGTTTCTCAACAGCACCAGCATATGTTTTCACTTCATGTTCAGCGATGTCCATAACACGCTTAATCTGTTTCTCACGTACTGCGCTATTGTTGGTGTAGGTCTCAATAGAATCTTCAAAAGATGTCACATAACGTTGAAATGCTGTATCATTTAAAGGAGAATCTTTATCTGTACTGCTTATACCATTCTGCTCTAATGTTGTTTTGACAAAAGCATTATTGGCGATAAAAGAAGTTGGTTTTACATTTCGATTAATTTTTCCAATAATCCCATACTGAAGTCCCAATGTAGCAAGGTAAGAGTTAAAACTTTTCTCAGAAACGACTACATTTTCACCAGAAGCTTTTTCTAACACAGCGTTGTATAATTTATATTTCAAGAAATTTTTTCGCTGGTTGGAATCAAAATCCTTAGAATACAATAACGGAGCTGTTTTGATATCTGTTCCAACAAGCTTTTCAGTTAGAGAAAAAGCGTCTTCCATATCTTTCTTTGTTACGTACTTAGAATGAGCAGACGCTTTACCTACGGCAATCCAATATGCAAGGGTTGTTGCGGGAGAAACGGTAATTTTTGCATCTTCTCCAGTATCCATCATCATTCCGTACAGCGCAGCACCTTCTTTCATAGGGGTACGCTTAACTGAACCATCCTCATTAACGATACGCTCAGTACCTTGAGAAACTTTTACAAGATACGGCCCGCCCACTGGCACGGTCACTTCAAATTTACCCAACTCATCCGTCTTGCCAGTCTCAACAATAGTTCCAAACTCAGGTTCAAGAAACTCCACTGTTGAATTTTCAAGAAAAGAAGCACCCGCTACCCCTTGTACTTCCGTACTGCTCTGTCCGCAGCCACTCAGAACAACAAGCAACCCTACTACGATCAACGTGCAGACACGCCGAAGTGAACCTACTGACATACTCCAGACTCCTCGTATAAATCTAACGTACCACAAAGCCCTATATCACAGGCTTCCACAAGCATTTTACAACCGGTCACGGAATCTTCTTCGCGCAGCAGCGCTACGCCCATTGCAGCTTTGGCAGCAGCAAAATCTTTTTTATATCCGATTGCTTTTGAAAACTCTTTTGCAGCTTCCTGATGCTTCCATTGACGAGCATACAGCTGACCCCGATTATAATAAAAAACAGCTTCGGATGGCTGATACAAAATGGCTTCATTCAAATGATCCAATGCATCTGTGTAGCGTTCATTTTGCAGCATCAGTAACGCAAGATTGTTATGGGCGCGTGCAAATTCCGGATTATACCGCAGTGCAGTATTGTAATTTTCTTCTGCTTTTCCCCATAGCTCTAACTTCTGCAATGCCAGACCTTTATTAAAGAAGGCTTCTGCATAGTTGTGTTTTATGGAAATAGCTTTTTCAAATTCTTTTTTAGCAACCATAAATTCTTTTTTTCTATAAAACGCAAGCCCTCTGCCATTGTAGGCTCTGTACATCTTGTCATTTAACGAAAGCGCTTTAGAAAAATCTGCAATTGCTGCATCAAGGCTATCTTTTTGTAATAATGAATAGCCCCGATTATAATAAAATTCTGGAACATCCGGTGCTTTCACTATTGCTGTTGAAAGATATCTTTTGCCTTCGTCATATTTTCCTGCCGCAACAGCCAGTGTTCCACGCATTCCATAGTCACCGGCGTTCGCAAGATTCATAGAAATAAGTTTATCAAGCATCTGTTGTGCCTGATCTGTAGCACCACGCTTAATAGCTCGTGCAGCTTGTTCACGAATAACTGATGCTTCCGGCAACACAGGAGTTGTCTTTTTTATTGAACGCTGGGCACAGCCAGTCAGTGTTAACGCTACGCACAGCAGGAGAAGAAACCGCGTTCTACCCGCCATGTATCTCATCATCGTATTCATTATTTCCCTCTGTTTTGCTGTGCACCGCGATGTACTGTTGTTTTTCCCCGAAACGCCTGAATATGCACTGTCCGCGTTTCCTGACCATCACTTAGAACCATGGAAGCCTCTTCAATAATTCCCGCTGGCTTAATCACCAGCTCAACAGTGCCGGACTTCATGGTTTTGTCTGCTTTCTGCACATGAAGGATAGAAGCGGAAGAAAAACGAATGCTAGAAAGCACCTCTTCTGCTGCTACAAGCTCTATCTTTCCAGTGCGAATATATACTTTTATACGAAGGTGCTTCCGATCTCTTCTTGCCGAGTCCACACCCTTCTCAATAAATCGGGAGCACGTTGCAATATCGTGATCTAGCGATGAAGCACGAAGAGTTTCCCACACACGCGGCGCAGCAACCGTTGCCAGAATAACCAACAAAACAAGAGCGACGACTGTTTCCAGTAGCGTCATCCCTGCTTCACTATTTGGTTTCCCAACTGTTGATATCTGCATCAGTGTCTTCTCCTCCAGCCTCACTGTCTGCACCGTAGCTGGTAATATCGTAAGCACCGTGTTTTCCGGGTGCGGTATACACGTATTCGGTATCCCATGGATCTTTCGGCAGGCGGGCTACATATCCGCCAGTGCGATAATTTACAGCCTCACGACCAAAATTCGGCTTTGCAACAAGCGCTTCGAGTCCTTGTTCCGTTGTCGGGTAAAAGCCGTTGTCCATTCTGAATGATTCAAGCCCCACACTCAGTTGCTCCATTTGCAAACGCGCTTTCACAACCCGAGCCTTATGCGGTTCATCCATAATTTTAGGAACCACTAGCCCCGCAAGAATGCCTAGAATCACAATTACGATCATTAATTCCATCAGGGTAAACCCGCTATCAGCAGCAATGCGGGGTGAAATTCTTTTCGTCTCTGTTTTCATACAATTCCTTCCAAGTTCTTCTGAAACGACTAAGACGGAGCTATAAGCAAATTCACAGTCAGCCCGTTCTTTTGTTTTCCTATCTGCGCTTGCTCTATTGCCACATTTCTCATTGCGTGTTCTATGCGGAAAAGTAGCCGCACGACTTCAAATGTCTTTAAAGAATGAACAGAAAGACGTACTCGCTCCTGACCATTCGATGGTTCCGCTTGGATAGCATTGACTCTTCGGGTCAGTTGAAGATTCTTCGTCAATTCTTCCAGTTGCGAAAAAAGCGTGACACCATTTTTTCGTGGTTTACTGCGCTCTTCTTTGGTCACACCATTTGCGGATAAAAGACTTTGGTACGTAGCAACCAATTGCTGAACTTTGGTGAATTGCGCCTGTGCCTCTTCGTATTTCGCAGACAGTGAACTATACCCAAGCACACCGGCGATGAGCGCAGTAAGTAAACCTGCTGCAATGACACCTATTTTCCGGTTTTCACGCACTTTCGTATATGCAGCTATAAGTGTCTGCCGTGCTACAAGCACATTTTTCTCAATATATTTCTGTATATTTTGGCGCATACACTACTCACTCATGGAAAGCGCTATGGTAAACTCCACAGCATTTTTCTTAACCGCCCGTCGTGCGATAACCACATCTGAAAAAATATTTTGTTGCTTCAAAGCCGTTACAAACACATCTACTTTTGAAGAGTCCTTTGTTCTGCCTGACAATTCAAAACCTTTTGCGGTCTTAACAAATCGAGTTAGCGAACTCTTGGCAGGCAGCTTTGCAGAAACAACCTCGAACACACTCAAAAGGCTGTGCCCCTGAGTACTCGCCATTGCTTTAAGCTCAGTTATTTCTGATTTGATGATTCGTATTTTTTGAGAACGGCTTGCTTTTTTGTAACGCTGAGCAACCGCGTTATGGATAAGCTCTTCTGTCTTCGATTCATAATATGAGGTGGCACGATACAATTTCACAGCGTGTGCAGATACGAGAAGCAGCAGGCTTACGCCCAGCAAACCAACACTCAGCAGCATTATTTTGGGAGAAACTGTACCCTTCTTGGCTGTTGATTCTTTTTTCTGCTTCACACCAACTGAGGCAACGTTCTTTTGACGCGACGGAAGAAGAGGAGAATTAAGGCATGCACCTACCAACACGCGGCGCTGCCCATCAGTCACACCCTCCGGTAGAACATCAACCATTTTTCGGTATAACGCTTCAGCAACAGGAATAAAGGTCGGCTGAACTAGCGGGAGCAAGGAAGCCGGGGGAGCTGTATTGGCTTCTACGCCGTCATCTGTCATTTTTTGATGCGCAAGGGGTGTAATTCCAACCTGCTTGAGCCGATAGAGACACCTCATGAGCAGTTGATATTCATTTCCATCATTGGCGCTTTGCTGCTGAACATACACTGGCACTGTCCCCTGCAAACCGACCAACATTTCATCATGAGGCATAGTCAGCACAGCAGGAAAATGCTCTTTTATAGCAGCCAGAGAGCGACAAAACGCAGACACTGGTGAATCAAAACCTGTTACTGCAATACCGTGTTCACCAAAAATTTTTTCCACAAGTTCGAGATGCTCTGAACTGCTTGCAACCACGCCATAACTGAACAACCTATCCGCCCTGCGCCCCAGAGATACTGACTGAATCCGTAATGCGCCTTGCAGTGCCGGAATTTTTCTATCTATGTCATTCGCAAGCACTCGTTTTGCATTGCGACCACTTTTTACAGGGATAGCGCTGTACGAATGCAGCACTGTGTGTTGAGGACAAATAATAACGCAGCGCGGGCGGACTATCTCATGCTTCTGACAAAAACTGCGAACCTCTTTTGCAAGCCCTTCAACATCATCAGAAGAAGTTGCGGACAACACAGCACATGCTACAGCACTGTACTCATCATTGCCGCCGAAGGTCTTTTGGGGCAACAAACTGACGAGCTGCTGTCGTATATTCCCAGTCCTTTTCTTCTCAACAGCAAAAAGAACTGGAGTTACGTTTGAACAATCAACAACAAGCATTCGTTACCCTTTCTTTATACTCTTTTTCATCAGTTCAGCTTCACTTTGAACCCAATGCCCGCTCTTATCGAGTTCTCCAACAGGAAACGCATCTACAAATTTGACAGCCACCTTTGTGCCGCTTCGCTCAACATACACCCGTCTGGTCACAGAAACTGACGGCATTCCAATTACGACATCAATAAAAAACACGCTGCTTTTGCAACTTCCCATGGCTGACAACGTTGATTGAGCAGACTTCGGATACGTGCTTTTAATGTACCATTGCCCACTCAGCTTTGCCTGTTCGTCGTTCTGCTTTGCAGCAACATCCTTGGCAAAATCCTGTCCAGCGGCATCATCCACAAACAGAGAACGAAGCAATACGCTAGTTGCAGTATTAATATTGACTTTCGTTCTCATATGCGTGGTAAAAAAAAAGCCGAACGGCTGCGAAGTCACTACCGGATAAAATGGCGTTCCTTTCATCGCGGCGTAGACTTCACTCATAGAAACAAATGCACGGTTTACTGGTCGCGCATCTGAAATTGTTGATGCATACGCCTCTGTTTCCACGCGCCCCCATCTGGCTTCTACCGTGTCGCCATCGATCCAGTCTTTTATCCGCCATAGTAGCACCATTTGATTTTCTTTTGAAATAGTCGGAAAAACATGGTGCAGCATTCGTAAAAAAATCTGTGCAGCCTCATCATGCTCACTGGTTATAGAGCCAAGGCTGTTCAGGTTAAACCGCGAGCTAGCATCCAAAATTCTTGCAGAAACAGTCATCCCGTCCACCTGATGTTGCAGACTTTGCATTGCAGCTGAAAAACGATTCCAAGGTTCCTGAAATGTGTCTATTTCTGCATCATCTTGAGACAACATGACCAGCCCCGTTGCAATAACCGATTGTGCAGCAAGTTCTGCTTGCTCTTTCTGCAATAACGCGCTGGCGGTTATGGTATTTCTTGCCGATACCCTGACTAAACTGACGGCTGTGATTGACAACACTGCAACCATTGCAAGTATCAAAATAAGAACCGCACCCCGCTCACCGGAATTGGAGCCGAAGTTATGCTCCGCTGTCTGCATTTTTCATCTCCGGCACTGCATATGAGTACGAGACTGCTTTCGACACAGAACTCTTTTGCTCTCTGCCCCTTACTGCGAGCGACACTTGCATAATCGACAACGCAGGAACATCGGTAAACTTCAGACTGCGAACATCACCCACAAGCAACAAGGATTCCCAGTCATATGTCTGAGATGTTCTGAACGCCCGTGATATGCGAAGTAGCTGACGCTGCCTGTTCCCTGCCACCTCATGCGACCGCAATACATACTTCACTTGTTGAATTGCTGAATAATCGTCTTCAAGAGGATTCGCTGTGGTGCATAACTGCAAAACAACATCTTCATTACCACCAGACCGCACAACACTGCTTTTAAGCTTGCAATCCTCATGTCCTGTATATGCCAGCAACAAATCTTCAGATATAATATCAAGCACATGCCTCGTCACATCATCAATCCCAGCCCGCTTGGTAAGGATATCCGAACCGGATATGGATGTGCGATATGAGCCAACAGCTGCAACGATAAGGATTGCACAAATCATCAATGAAACAAGCTGCTCCAGTAATGTCATCGTAACTAAAACCTGCTATCAGTTGCGGGCAAAGCTGGACGCCACATGGTCAAAGATTGCTGATGTCCTGTTGCCAGCTTGTACTTCATTGAAAAAACTTCCACCGCTGTGATATCTGCCAGCTGGATTGGTGTAATCTTCAACTGCCATTCAACAGCACCATCCATTGTCGAAATACTGCCTTTTTTTACAGGCTGCTGTGTGCTGTGTATAAATTCTTGTAGCATGGCAGACATAACACGTTGTGATTCTTCCATATGTCGTACAGTCACAACGGATTGACCTGCATTGTGCGTACTCCTGAGAGCTGCTGTGCCTAGCACTCCCATGATAACCACGCCAATAAGCGCTTCCAAAAGAGAAAATCCATCTTCCTTGCGCGCTCGAATCATATTCGTGACACCCGTAAAATTTCTTCAGGAGTTGTCACACCAGCTAACGCTTTTTCTGCACCACTCTGCTGTAAACTGCACATACCGCCAGCTTCTGCGCTCTTACGCAAAAGGGCAGCATCAGCACAGGCAAGAATTTGCGTTTGCACCTGTGGATCAACCTGCATTATTTCCCCGATTGCGCAACGCCCTTTGTACCCTGTGCTTGAACAGGCAGCACATCCGCACGCTTTGCCGACAGAGCTATGTTCTGCAAGACCAAGCTCACGGGCTTCCTCACTCGCGACAGGTTCCATACCTCCGCACTCTGGGCACAACCGACGCACAAGTCGTTGGGAAATAACCCCACGCAAAACAGACGAAAGCAAATACGGCTCAACGCCCATATCAAGAAGACGTGTGACAGCACCGGGAGCATCATTTGTATGCAAGGTAGAAAGCACCAAGTGCCCTGTCATTGCGGCTTGAACCGCAATTTCTGCCGTTTCTTTATCACGAATTTCACCAATGAGAATGACATCGGGGTCCTGACGAAGCAACGTGCGCAAGCCGTTGGCAAAGGTAAGTCCTTTCTTCAAATCAACCTGCGTTTGTCCGACGCCGTTCAACTGATATTCTACCGGATCTTCAATGGTCAGAATGTTCCGGTTTGATGAATTCATTTCCCGCAGCAGTGCATACAGTGTTGTCGTTTTACCGCTACCAGTCGGTCCCGTCATGAGAACAATACCGTTTGCGGAAGACGCAAATCGTCGTAACGCTGTCACCTCATGTTCCACAAAACCGATCTGCTCCAGACTCAACATTTCCGAGGACTTTTCGAGCAAACGCAGCACAACACGTTCCCCGAAAGCTGTAGGAAGTGTGGACACACGCAAATCAACCTCTCGTCCACCAAGCACTAAAGCAATACGACCATCCTGCGGCATTCTTTTTTCCGCAATATCAAGGCTTGCCATGATCTTTACGCGCGAAACAAGCGGTGCATGCACAGCCCTTGGAAACGAAAGACGATCATACAACACACCATCAAGACGAAAACGTATTCGCAACTCATCCCTGTACGGCTCGATATGAATGTCACTTGCATCTGCTTGAACTGCTTGAGCTAAAATGCTGTTTACCGCCTTAATGAAAGGCGCCTCACTTGTATCTACAAGCAGTTCATTCACTGCAATATTCGTATCGAAATCGTCAGAAACCTCATTATGCAGATCTGTCAAAATGCTTTCGTCTTCTTTATGCTGCGCTGTTAATGTCTTGTTAAGCAGCTCTTCCACTAAAGAAAGCGAAGCAAACATAGGTGTGACATCTTCGCCCAGTATGAAACTGGAGTTTGCTGCATACTCAAGCACTGCCGGAGTACTTCCCAGCAGCACTAAGGTCTTCTCCACATACAACGGAACAGCGTTCACTGTTCGCAGATACGAAAGCTTCAGCGTTTCAGCAACATCAACAGCCAATGTGGCTGACGCTGTTGTTTCAAGAACTTTCACCCCGAAAAATGATGCCCATTCAGGCATCAGCGATGCATCCTCCCATACTGCCAAACCGGAGTGTGCATGCAATTCTGAGTGCCCAGCATGTTCTTTAAACAGATGCTCAGGCATGGCTATTTCTCTTCTCCATCCGAAGACATCAAGGTCACAGAAGGCAGTTGAGGTACATCAGCACAAGGCGCAAGCAAAATAGGTTCCGGCATTCCGGATTTTCCTAGTCTGGCTTCTTCGAGATACTGCCGTTTCAGGTTATAAATATCCCGCATCTGCTCTTCTGTAGTAATAATGCGTGGATGCAGAAACAACATGAGGTTTGTTTTTTTGTTAGAATCTGAAGTTCGCTTAAACAGATGCCCAAGCACAGGAATATCTGAAAGGAAAGGGACACCATTTTCGCCGTCTTCTTTTTCTTTACTCAAAAGACCTGCAAGAACCACTGTGTCGCCGTCCTGAATCTGCACAGTTGTATCAAGTTCACGACGCTGAGTTTTTGGTGCAAGCAGAACCTGACCATCTGATTCAACAGAAGACTGTATAATTCTACTTACTTCTTGGTGAATTTTCAGACGCACCTTAC
The DNA window shown above is from Halodesulfovibrio sp. and carries:
- a CDS encoding prepilin-type N-terminal cleavage/methylation domain-containing protein, which translates into the protein MIRARKEDGFSLLEALIGVVIMGVLGTAALRSTHNAGQSVVTVRHMEESQRVMSAMLQEFIHSTQQPVKKGSISTMDGAVEWQLKITPIQLADITAVEVFSMKYKLATGHQQSLTMWRPALPATDSRF
- the gspG gene encoding type II secretion system major pseudopilin GspG translates to MKTETKRISPRIAADSGFTLMELMIVIVILGILAGLVVPKIMDEPHKARVVKARLQMEQLSVGLESFRMDNGFYPTTEQGLEALVAKPNFGREAVNYRTGGYVARLPKDPWDTEYVYTAPGKHGAYDITSYGADSEAGGEDTDADINSWETK
- a CDS encoding GspE/PulE family protein — encoded protein: MPEHLFKEHAGHSELHAHSGLAVWEDASLMPEWASFFGVKVLETTASATLAVDVAETLKLSYLRTVNAVPLYVEKTLVLLGSTPAVLEYAANSSFILGEDVTPMFASLSLVEELLNKTLTAQHKEDESILTDLHNEVSDDFDTNIAVNELLVDTSEAPFIKAVNSILAQAVQADASDIHIEPYRDELRIRFRLDGVLYDRLSFPRAVHAPLVSRVKIMASLDIAEKRMPQDGRIALVLGGREVDLRVSTLPTAFGERVVLRLLEKSSEMLSLEQIGFVEHEVTALRRFASSANGIVLMTGPTGSGKTTTLYALLREMNSSNRNILTIEDPVEYQLNGVGQTQVDLKKGLTFANGLRTLLRQDPDVILIGEIRDKETAEIAVQAAMTGHLVLSTLHTNDAPGAVTRLLDMGVEPYLLSSVLRGVISQRLVRRLCPECGGMEPVASEEARELGLAEHSSVGKACGCAACSSTGYKGRCAIGEIMQVDPQVQTQILACADAALLRKSAEAGGMCSLQQSGAEKALAGVTTPEEILRVSRI
- a CDS encoding tetratricopeptide repeat protein, which translates into the protein MNTMMRYMAGRTRFLLLLCVALTLTGCAQRSIKKTTPVLPEASVIREQAARAIKRGATDQAQQMLDKLISMNLANAGDYGMRGTLAVAAGKYDEGKRYLSTAIVKAPDVPEFYYNRGYSLLQKDSLDAAIADFSKALSLNDKMYRAYNGRGLAFYRKKEFMVAKKEFEKAISIKHNYAEAFFNKGLALQKLELWGKAEENYNTALRYNPEFARAHNNLALLMLQNERYTDALDHLNEAILYQPSEAVFYYNRGQLYARQWKHQEAAKEFSKAIGYKKDFAAAKAAMGVALLREEDSVTGCKMLVEACDIGLCGTLDLYEESGVCQ
- a CDS encoding type II secretion system protein GspK, with product MQTAEHNFGSNSGERGAVLILILAMVAVLSITAVSLVRVSARNTITASALLQKEQAELAAQSVIATGLVMLSQDDAEIDTFQEPWNRFSAAMQSLQHQVDGMTVSARILDASSRFNLNSLGSITSEHDEAAQIFLRMLHHVFPTISKENQMVLLWRIKDWIDGDTVEARWGRVETEAYASTISDARPVNRAFVSMSEVYAAMKGTPFYPVVTSQPFGFFFTTHMRTKVNINTATSVLLRSLFVDDAAGQDFAKDVAAKQNDEQAKLSGQWYIKSTYPKSAQSTLSAMGSCKSSVFFIDVVIGMPSVSVTRRVYVERSGTKVAVKFVDAFPVGELDKSGHWVQSEAELMKKSIKKG
- a CDS encoding prepilin-type N-terminal cleavage/methylation domain-containing protein, which encodes MQISTVGKPNSEAGMTLLETVVALVLLVILATVAAPRVWETLRASSLDHDIATCSRFIEKGVDSARRDRKHLRIKVYIRTGKIELVAAEEVLSSIRFSSASILHVQKADKTMKSGTVELVIKPAGIIEEASMVLSDGQETRTVHIQAFRGKTTVHRGAQQNRGK
- a CDS encoding PilN domain-containing protein, coding for MLVVDCSNVTPVLFAVEKKRTGNIRQQLVSLLPQKTFGGNDEYSAVACAVLSATSSDDVEGLAKEVRSFCQKHEIVRPRCVIICPQHTVLHSYSAIPVKSGRNAKRVLANDIDRKIPALQGALRIQSVSLGRRADRLFSYGVVASSSEHLELVEKIFGEHGIAVTGFDSPVSAFCRSLAAIKEHFPAVLTMPHDEMLVGLQGTVPVYVQQQSANDGNEYQLLMRCLYRLKQVGITPLAHQKMTDDGVEANTAPPASLLPLVQPTFIPVAEALYRKMVDVLPEGVTDGQRRVLVGACLNSPLLPSRQKNVASVGVKQKKESTAKKGTVSPKIMLLSVGLLGVSLLLLVSAHAVKLYRATSYYESKTEELIHNAVAQRYKKASRSQKIRIIKSEITELKAMASTQGHSLLSVFEVVSAKLPAKSSLTRFVKTAKGFELSGRTKDSSKVDVFVTALKQQNIFSDVVIARRAVKKNAVEFTIALSMSE